CCTGGGCTCGATAAATGGAGAGCAAAGAGTCCGGAAGCAAGTGTTCATTCTAAATGGTTTACTAATAGTGCATATGCCAGAGGCAAGACTATAGTGGTTGTTGGAAATGGGGTTAGTGGTCAAGATATCGCGAATCAGCTTTCTACTGTTGCTTACAAAGTATACCACAGTGTCAGGAATGTTTCCAGCACCGAGTGGCCATCAGAATCAGTTATAGAGGCTGTGGGTGTCATAACAGAAATCAATCCAGAAACTAGTACCATCACATTTGACACTGGTGATATTGTCCATAACGTTGACCAAATTATTTGGGCTACCGGGTATCGTTATGACATCccatttttgaaaagctATAGAGATATCTTGTTTCCTAACGATGGTCTTAACGGCGCTGACAAAATTCACAACTTGTGGGAAAATCTCGTTTTCACCAGGGACCCAACTTTATCGTTTCCATTACTAGTTAAGGGTGTAGTAACATTCCCTGTGGCAGAGATGCATGGATGCCTAATTTGTCAGGTGTATAATGGCAAGATTACCCGTGAAGAAATGTCATATGGTAACAACTGTCAGTCCGTTGATATCGATTTTAAGAGCTGTGCAGATATGGATTATTGTAAACGGCTCAATGAAATTTTAGACACTCACCATAGCTCTCGCGATAAGTTCGAACCGGTACGTTGGGATAAGAATATGATCAAAATGCGTGGTGTGACGGCAGAGCTCAAGAAGTTAAGGACCGTGGAACTCTTACACAGGGCAATAAATCTAAGAAAAATAGGCATATCCTACACTCTTTGAGTCGAAACTGATGCAGATACTCTTAGTGAATGAAGAAAAGTAGACCTATTGacctttttatatatttctaACTTCAATTATGGATATCACATGACCTTTGTTGGAGAACCGTAAGTAGTCAAATCCAATGCGCCCTATTGGGGGAAGTTGAAAAGTAAGCTCTAATCATATTAAATAACTTAAAACTAATATAAGAAGCGTCCGTATTATTGTCACAAAACCAGCAACAGCTTCACTATTCTATAAAGTATCTCAGCTACGTTGAGCACTAGGTGGCATTAGTGTACAGCTTCGTTCTGTGGAATTTGGAGTGCA
This Eremothecium cymbalariae DBVPG#7215 chromosome 5, complete sequence DNA region includes the following protein-coding sequences:
- the FMO1 gene encoding N,N-dimethylaniline monooxygenase (similar to Ashbya gossypii AER292C) → MPKNVAIIGAGPAGLGTARALLNNTPFEVTIFEQADQIGGLWYYGNGLRDSSMYDHLETNLMKQIMAFNGFPFPEYDPTFPSRQRVWEYLRLYFLEFIKGKAKVFLNNKVTSLEKVKEPQKWELRVENGQVYTFDFVVIANGHYVKGYTPQNIPGLDKWRAKSPEASVHSKWFTNSAYARGKTIVVVGNGVSGQDIANQLSTVAYKVYHSVRNVSSTEWPSESVIEAVGVITEINPETSTITFDTGDIVHNVDQIIWATGYRYDIPFLKSYRDILFPNDGLNGADKIHNLWENLVFTRDPTLSFPLLVKGVVTFPVAEMHGCLICQVYNGKITREEMSYGNNCQSVDIDFKSCADMDYCKRLNEILDTHHSSRDKFEPVRWDKNMIKMRGVTAELKKLRTVELLHRAINLRKIGISYTL